From the Diospyros lotus cultivar Yz01 chromosome 13, ASM1463336v1, whole genome shotgun sequence genome, one window contains:
- the LOC127787865 gene encoding uncharacterized protein LOC127787865 isoform X3, which produces MSGHSSPGSRRGRGSRARGTNRSYRSTPSPNSSSAGSHFSPSVSTHAVPSTPLYPQPSHPQGFVPMTQFQQPYGAMPFPMGFPTVLPTSHPSQTEPQSAPLPMPTFHPFGGSYPFPFIPTPQAHHSSSSPGQNVEATPSKPIETDQVDGRTNLSYNQSCDYFIPAVGLPVDQTKIWKRRYTEPWLHWDEVPEITRQMWLEEFNKKYKWQPEESDRIWITWNASGRKSFKNSLNKIKSGANTGAWMDPDVHRALQEKWNDEQYKKMAEQNKKNRASMIGGSIHTGGSIPFTESRRRMARELNREPTEFEHFRKTHTRKDDQGGV; this is translated from the exons ATGTCAGGCCATTCTTCTCCCGGATCACGTAGGGGTAGGGGTAGTAGAGCTAGAGGTACCAATCGATCCTATAGGAGCACGCCTTCTCCGAATTCCAGTAGTGCTGGTTCACACTTTTCTCCTTCTGTGTCCACACATGCTGTTCCGTCTACTCCTTTATACCCTCAGCCATCGCATCCACAGGGTTTCGTACCCATGACTCAGTTTCAACAGCCATATGGCGCAATGCCATTTCCTATGGGTTTTCCTACAGTTCTACCCACATCCCACCCATCCCAGACTGAACCACAATCTGCCCCTTTGCCTATGCCTACTTTTCATCCCTTTGGAGGATCATATCCATTCCCATTTATACCAACACCTCAAGCACATCATTCGTCCTCCTCTCCTGGACAGAATGTTGAGGCGACTCCATCTAAGCCAATAGAGACCGACCAAGTTGATGGACGAACAAATTTATCCTATAATCAGAGTTGTGATTA TTTTATTCCTGCTGTTGGCCTACCAGTTGATCAAACaaagatttggaagagacgATATACTGAACCTTGGCTTCATTGGGATGAAGTGCCAGAAATAACGCGACAGATGTGGTTGGAAGAATTTAAC aaaaagtacaagtggcAACCGGAGgagagtgatcgtatatggatcacttggaatgCGTCAGGTCgaaaaagtttcaaaaacagTTTGAACAAGATTAAAAGTGGTGCTAATACAGGTGCTTGGATGGATCCGGACGTGCATAGGGCATTGCAAGAAAAGTGGAATGATGAGCAGTACAAGAAAATGgctgaacaaaataaaaaaaatcgcgCCTCTATGATTGGTGGGTCAATTCACACGGGCGGATCCATTCCTTTCACTGAGAGTCGAAGAAGGATG